GGGGTCCTTCCGCTGGCCCCATAGCCCGCCACCCCAacccgccccgccccggccctACCAAATCCTTGCTACCCCAGCCCACGTGCGGCGTGGGTCCCGCCCCCCGCTTTAGGCTCCAGAGTTCGGGTCCGCCGCGATCCCAGCACGCACCGCGACGCAAAGGCTCTTCCGCACTAACAGTGACTTTTCACTTTCCTCTCCCCCCGGCTTTGGCCTCTCAACTAAACTACGTAGCGCTGGTGAGTGACAAGGATCCAGAGCCAACCGGAAGCCCAAATGGCCCGGAAGAGCTGGCCTTCTAGCCAATGGAAAGAAAGCAGCGAGAGTGGTTGCTCAGTGAGGACTGCTGCGGGCTTACTGGGCTCACGGCGGAGTTTGGGGGTCTTGTTACACCGCAATCATGGTGAGATGGGGCTCGAAGAAAAGGGATACGGGGTAGGGACTGAGGAAGGAGGAGGGGGGCAAGGGAGGCTTGGGAGGCATAGAGAGCCTGGTGGTCGAcggacagaagcggctccagtTTGAAGGGGAGCGGACCGCGTTGAAGACCAAGGGGGGTGAGTGTGGCTTCTCGCAGCCACGCAGGGTAATCTCAGAGCTGGAGTGCGAGGCGTCCAGCCGCCCCCACCGTGGAGGATGGGGCGTATAGGAGCCTCCGGAGCAGGGGCTGGATCGAGGGCTATGGTCACATCAGGCCCCCCAGCCTGAGCTGCTTCGCCCCTGTCTGCTCCAGTCTATTATGTCCTATAACGGAGGGGCCGTCATGGCCATGAAGGGGAAGAACTGTGTGGCCATCGCGTCCGACAGGCGCTTCGGGATTCAGGCCCAGATGGTGaccacagacttccagaagaTCTTTCCCATGGGAGACCGTCTGTACATCGGCCTGGCGGGGCTCGCCACTGACGTCCAGACTGTGTAAGTGTCGGGGTCCCTGCCCACGCCCAGGCTTTTTCTAGGACCAGCCTTGCTTAGCGCCTTGAGTGGTCTGGGTGTCCGTTATCTACTTAACATGTCCAGTATCTGAGACTTTGGCGGACATCCTAGCAatatgaagaagccctggtgatgcagtggttaagtgcttggctagtaaccgaaaggtgagcagttggaacccaccagccactttgctggcagaacgatgtggcagtcggctcctgtaaagatgatgCAAACTAATGAGTGTCAGAGCCAGGGTCCTAAGGCAGGCCTCTCTGAGACCAAAGCCTGTCCTTAAAGAACTGCAGATCTAGTTGAGAGACAATACAGAAAGGTAACTAACCCATGATGAGTTGGCGCATACTAATTACCAGGTTATTTAGTTGACAGTGGTTATGTGACTTGAGAGAAGGAGGCTGGGAGGTGAAATAGGTAGCTCTTGTGATGGCCCAGATGTGGGGGTTATGGTCCTAATGGGGTGGTTGTGGCAGAAAAGCAAAGGAGTGGGTTTCTGAGAGTTGTTGCTAGCAAGCCTTAGTGGCTACTTGGATGTTTTGAGACCAAAGAAAGTCATTTATTAAGGGCAGGAACCatgtctttattatttttgtattcttaCTGTGTAGAACAGTACCTGGTATATAGACAATCCATAAATTTTCTCACAGGTGATTTCTGTTTTGAGCATGTTGACTGAAATATGGGAATTGGGAGGACTAGTTTGAGGGAAAGATGATGACTTTGATTTTTGACACCAGTTTTGAGGTGACAAGGCAAACCAAGTAGAAACGTCTTGCAAGCAGAGTTTTGAAATTATATCTCAGGAATAAAGAGGCATTGATGATTTATTAAATCTATGGGAGCAGAGTCTAGAGAGACAAAGTATGTAGAGGGAGAAATAAGCTGCAGTTCAAAAGTTGGACCTTATATTTCactggaggaagaagagaagccaGAGGAGAAGGTGAGGGAAAAAATCAGGGTAGGGTTTCAAGGGGGATGATGTGGTCACAGGTGTCAGGTGCTTCAGGAAGGATTAGCAGCAGTCCCTGGGCTTTTTTTCGTAGAAGGTCAAGAGACTGGTTCACTaatgtcagtggaagcttgacggaaaattttctctcattttcttaaAGTTCCCTAAGTATCAGGAACGTATATAACTTTGAAGTCCttcccaaaacctaacctaacctgCTCTTTTTCCTCGGTAGAATCAGAGAATTACAGTTTAGGGTTCCCTCCAGTGTGAAGGCCCCATCAGCCTTCCTCTCTCCAGCCTGCTGTTCTTCTCACgccattttcttttcctcaggAGGGTTTTCTCAATGTGTTTGGTTGCTTGCGGGCAGTAATTGCTAGTTTCTCTAGGTCtcggtttcctcacctataagatGATGCTAAAGTCACGTCCAGGGCTCTTTCCAGGTCTAGTGTCCTGCAGCTCATAGCTttgcctctggcaggtatggctTTGGTCTGCTCTGTGCAGGGGACTGTCCTGGGGCTCTGAGTTGGTgctggaggagggaggaggtgTGATCCTTTTTCCCTTCCAGCCCATTTATGCAGCAGCTGCTTGTTTTTAATATGCATAGGACTTTGCAGTTTTCCAGTACCTTGTCATATACCCATACATTATCTCTCTGCCAGGGTATTTATTTTATTCCATTTCCTTACGGATAAAAAGGTTAAGTGGGAAGATGAAGGCTTAGCCTATGTCTGTGCTCTCTTATCCATTGGTCTTACCAGTATAAGTTTTCTGTGACTTTATATCTGCAGGCACATACCCCATAAAAGCGTGGAAGGAGCTGCCCATTTTATTGTAGATAAATTGTacctcaaaaaagaggaaaaaattcatttcctacctccccacctcccaaaaaaaaaaaaggatgggaagAAAGGTTAGCAAAGCAGCATCTTCGCAGGGGTAAGTGTTGCGGCATGGAGTCCTGAACATGGAAGTGAGACTAGACTTCTGGTGAGAAAAATTGAGGAGAAGAGAGGAGTCTTGGCAGGCATTGAGATTGTATGCCTACCTGCTTACTTCCTGACTTCCACAGGGTGGACACTAGGAGACATTCAGCAATGactttctacttcattttttacTCCCACCACAGTGCCCAGCGCCTCAAGTTCCGGCTGAACCTGTATGAGCTGAAGGAGGGTCGGCAGATCAAACCTTACACTCTCATGAGCATGGTGGCCAACCTCTTATATGAGAAACGGTGAGTAGAAGTATAGCCTATGGCTCCAGGACTCTAGGAACCCAGGAATCTTGACTGGGGGCCAAGTAGGCCTGTAGTGTTGGTCACGGAGCGGGGAGGAATTCCTTCTTGTTCTCCCACTTATTTGCAAGACGATAtccttattttatgggcctggtCTCTCTGGGCCTGTCTGACAACCAAATAGGAAAGAAAGGGCTTACTTCAAAGGAAGGCAGGAAGTGCGAATAGCAGATGGCCTTGCCCTTACTCCAGGGCTCTTCTGTCAGCACTAGGTTCCGTGGACCGGCAGGGAACCTAGGAATTGGCTGTGTTAATTTTTGAGCGTTCTCTTCGAGGACATGACGAAGAGAAAAGCAGGGGCTTTATGGAATTCAGTGCAGAGGGTGGCATGGAATTGAAGGGAGAGCTCTGTACATACTGTCCTCACTCATCTCTGGACCAAAGCTGGTGGCAAGagcataacattttttttttaactttttattttgaaataattttagacttaacGGAAAAGTTACGAAAATAATCTTAAGCTACTTCAAAACTAAAAGTCTTCGCCATCTCCATAAAGAATTCTCCATAGCTGGAGCAGTTTCGTTGTCTTTTTAGTATTGAAAAGTTAAAAGCAAAAAAGGGCTACCTGTCcgttaagtggagccctggtagtgcagtggttaagagctacggctgctaaacaaaaaaaggttggcggttcgaatccaccagccgctccttgaaaaccctaccaagcagttttactttgtcctgtagggtctctatgagttgcaatcgacttgacggcagtgggtttggtttttggtttggtcctttAAGTGTTGGTTAATATTCTCAACTGTGAATTGTCTGCTCGATACACGTATGTGGTAATCACGTTTACCAAAAATCCCAAATTGAGAAGGGCTTAAGAAtttttaaggaggaaaaaaaaaagggtcttataaaattgtaaaaaataattCTCATTTAGTTATATATTTAATAACTCGTGTTTATTGAAAAGAATAAAAGTATAGGACATTGAGGTTGACCTGGAAAATTCTGGATTCATAGCTGTTATAGTCAGGAGCTTCTTCCACAAGCCCGGCTGAGATAATGGGTTTTCCAGCAGGATAGGCTGAGGCAGTGATTTGCAAAGTTGACCAATGAGCAGACCCTTTTCACAGGAAAAAACTCCCCATGGGCCCCAGAGAATCCACTGAGGCCTGTCTGTGAAACACAGCATTTCAACACTGCCTGTCTTCAGGTGGTGCCTTGAAACTGAAAACTTGGAAGTATAGATGCAGGCCCAGAACTGTGTTATAGTattcaggtttttgtttgtttgctgtttctgggaggtttttgtttttttttttaatattttattattgcactttagatggtttacagagcaaaatagtttcccattcaataatttgtaCACAGAATGTTCCAAGATACTGGACACAGTctcctcaatgtgtcagcactctccccattgccaccctgggtttcctgttacctttcatctggttttcctatcccttctGCTTCTCATCTTGGCTTTTGGGTGGattttgcccttttggtctcatatgatTAACTGTTCTAAGGaggtcatttctcttgggtgttactgtttattttgtaggcctgtctactgtttgcctgaaaggtggtctctgggaatggctttagttccatGTTAAAAGGTTGTCTTAgggccgtagtctcaggggttctgccagtctctatcagaccagtaagtttggtcttttttatgggtttgatttttgctctacatttttctcccactctgcccaggaccctctattatgatcctgctcagagtggtggcagctgggcatcaTCTGGTTTTTCTGATCtcggggtcatgtaggctgtggttcatgtggtccattagtcccttagACTAATTGctgccttgagtctttggttttctctgcTATTCTTTGCTCCGGCCAGGATGAGACCGATAgttggatcttagatggctgcccacaagcttttaagaccttagatgctactcactaaagtaggatttATGAGTTATGTTATGCTAGTTGACATAGATGTCTCCCGAGTAGTACTCGGTTTTAAGGTTATTacttggataatccaggatattcTTATATTAACTTTTTTTCAGTTGAGAggaaaatacaaaattttaaatttttaatagaaattgaTACAGGGATCTGTTTGAGAAACAGTGAATCAAGGCACCCTACCCCTAATCCTCTTTCACCTTagaatcatttttttatttttttaagaatttttttttttagttgtaactCCAGATCATGCCCTTAGAAATTTCTGAGCTGATACAAGACATCGCATATGGGtggctatcaagttggttctggctcataacgAGTCCGTGTGACGGAGTACaactggttttcttggctgtaatctttacagaagcagattgccaggtctttctcctgtagagctgctgggtgggtttgaactgccaacctttcagttatcagcctcTTTATTTTGTTCCTATTGAGTATTTTGTACAAAAAGTTCCCTATGATTGATTCTTTTCAAAGCTCGGGTCTAGAATAAGTTTCTGATGAGCtgctgttttcttctggtggacAATGAGAATAACCCAGCCCACTGAGAACCCCTCTTTACCTTGCCTGCTAGGAGGCTCAGAACAAAACTGTGTCTTCACTGAAGTGTCTTGTATTCTGTTTTAttggtttagttttattttgtagtgtttttcctATAAACTAGTTCAAATCCTTTTTGGAAAGGAGTTAGGGCTGTAAATGTATAAATAGAGGGTTGATAACTGGTAGGACCTTGGATTAGGATGGGAAGGATTAGAAGAAAGCAGAATTCCCAAAGAAAGGAGGAGTAGAGGGTCAGGTGAGAAGGATATGAAGGTAAGTGTCAGAGAAAAGAAGTCTTAGAGCATTGCAAGATCCCAGGAGAGAGGGAAAGGTGTTCTTCCCAAGCAGGTCCTTGGTCTTCCTCACCCTGTCTGGACCGGAGCCTTGTCTTAGTAGGCCTAACATGGAGTTCAGTGTTCCTGAGTCAGGCTTCCCTCTCCGGTTCTGGACCCCACAGGTTTGGCCCCTACTACACTGAGCCCGTCATCGCTGGGTTGGACCCCAAGACCTTTAAGCCCTTCATTTGCTCTCTGGACCTGATCGGCTGCCCCATGGTGACTGACGACTTTGTGGTCAGTGGCACTTGTGCCGAACAAATGTACGGGATGTGCGAGTCCCTCTGGGAGCCTGACATGGTGAGTTGGTGGTATGGGGCGGGGTGGGATGCTGAGGCACCCACTCCTTGGCCGTCAGGAAAAAATGTGTTTGCATGGCAGGTAATGGGGAGAGTGACCCAGGTGGGCGACAGAGCCACAGCTGTTAATACCCGAGTGTCTGTGCAGAAACACCGTCTGTCCAGGGCCTTGGTGCTAGCtggttggctggctggctggctccaGAGGAGAGCACCTTCTGCTAGGAGGCCCCAGTTAGATATTTGCTAAAACACCAAGTAATTCCTCACATTGGGTTTACAGGGTTCTCACATCCCCTCACTGAGGGAGCATTTAGCAAGGTGTGTAAAGTCAGAGGCAACACAACCAAGGGGCTCAGGAGCCAGGCTGTGTGGGTTGGAAACCTGGATCCACAGACCACTTAGTTAAGTTCTTGGGTAAGTCACTTtaccttctgtgcctcagttacctcaactgtaaagtggggataataatagagCTTACCTTACAAGTGTTGTGAGGGGAGCACATGAGAAGAGGTTAGGATAGTGCCTGACAGTGAAGGTTGGCTTTATTACCATTGAGTGCCACTCTGCCAGGCTCTGGGAAACCAGTACAGGCTGTCTTCCAGGAGCATACCGCAGTCTAACGACGCAAGAGCCTTGTTGGTAGAAGGAACAGCCTATACAAAGGTACAGGAGTGGTCTGGTGTATGTAGTGACTGAGGAGAGCTCCATGAGGCTGGAATGTGGGTGGATGTGGGGTAAGATGGAGAACAAGATTGGGATGATACTTTGAAGGGCCTTGAATGCCATACCAAAGAGTTTGGAGTTTGTCCTTAGGCATGGTGCCAAAGGAAGTAAGGAGCGAGGAGAACCAGAGGCCTGCAGGTAGATGAGACAGACTGTTGCAGTCACCTACAGGAGGAGCTGAGGTCCTGAGTGAAGATATTGGCAATAGGGAGTGGACAGGAATGAGGGAGGTGGAGATGATGAAGAGGGCCGAGTTTTCTGGCTAACAGGTTTGGGGCAAGATGGGCTCATGGTTGGACAGGTTGAGTTTGAGGTACCTGTGAGACATCCAAGGGGACAGTCCATCAGAAAACTGATAAAGCACATGAGAGCCAAATAGGGAGTCGTCTCCCTGTTTTTTAGAAGAGGAATTGAGGCTCAGTGAGGGACACGTGACTTGTGTAAGGTCACACCGCTGGTTAGTGAAAGAAATTTGGGGCTTGAAATCTAGGTCTCTTTCACTTTCCTTTATATAACCCTGTTCCCTTCCAAAGAAGGAGGTGAGGGGGCTTCCGCATCCAGGGAACCATCCTTCACTTCAGGTCCCAGAGGGCCCTGAGCCTAGAAAAAGGGAGTTAGGATCCTGAGGCCCTGGGATTTGAAAGGGTTCTCCTCTGTTGGCAGGACCCAGAACACTTATTTGAAACCATCTCCCAAGCCATGCTGAACGCAGTGGATCGGGATGCAGTGTCCGGGATGGGAGTCATTGTCCACATCATGTGAGTATGAGTTGGGAGGTGTCTAGAACTTTGCAGACACCTTCCTCTTCcctcacaaacacacacccaaTCTTCCCAGCCCACTGGATAGGTATGATGTAAGAAAGGCGCTTGTGGCAGTCACGGGATAGCAAAGATCCATGCTTCCCTAGGGGTAGCAGCTGGGAGCTGACCAGGCTGGCTAGGGGCGACATTCCCATGCCCCTGTCAGAGGAGCCTCCATGACCCTGAGGCTCTTCCTGACAATTGACATTTCTTTGCTTCCTTAACAGTGTCCCCAAAGTCACAGATCTGTGTGGGAATGAGCCATGGCAGAGCTGCTGCAGATTGACTGAAATCCTAGGCGTGTCCCCATTCTCTCCCCAACTCCCACCAGTCTGGAACCCAGAACTGTGATATGCTGAGCTCTGGGAACAATTTTCCAACGCCCAACCAGCTCCCTAAGTGCCACCCCTTTCCCCCTCTTGTTTGTAGCTGTTACCAGGGACCTGATTGGATGGAGTAGAAAGTGACCTCCCACCTGCTTTCCTTGGGGATATCCCAGAATAAGCATTTAGACTCTTTTTCTTATTGAACAGCCTGCTTAATTCCTATGATGATTAGATAGGTGCTGACACAGAATTTACCACCCAGGTCCTTGTATGTACATTGGGCTGAAGCTTCTCACACCTTCTCCTTTAAGTTTTTTGTTCTCTAGGCCAGGGGAGCTCCTTCCCTTCTTTGGAGGGCTTCTCAGTCCAGGCCTGTATCATCTGGACTCTTTTTCTACTTCTAGAAAACCTTCACTAGAGTCCCCCCATTTCTCCATTTTTGTCCATCCCCCTGATCCCCTAACACAGGCTGAGGAAATAGCAATATTAATGTAATATGATCAAAACAGGTAAACCAGAGCTAGCAGGACAGCCGTGTGTGGTGGCTCCCTTTCCTAGAACAGATGTGGGACTGGGGGTGTTGGGCCCAGGGGCTGGCTGGGAGGTGGAGGCAGTCTGGCTAGACTGCTGGTTATAGATGTTTTCCTGTGACTTTCTCCCTCTGCAGTGAGAAAGACAAAATCACCACCAGGACGCTGAAGGCCCGGATGGACTAACCCTCTCTTCTTCCTGCACCCtaagcccacttttttttttaataaaatagtttTTCTTTCACTATTACCTACTGCTTCTTTGTGTTTGATGGTTTTACCACAGATCTCTGTCCCTCCAGGTGGGCAGTTACAAATAGCTGCTCAGGGCTTACTGCATCCCTTGAGTTTTCTTCCTGGTACCCCAGTGAGCGTAATCGACCAGTCACTTGTTGGATGCCTGCCGTGTGCTAGGAACTGCGCAGAGTGTCTCACACATACTAGAACTTAATCATTGTAACAACTTGGGGTGTAGTTGGCATTATCCTTGTTCACAGATGTGAAAAGTGAGACTGTAAAATGACTTACCCAGGGCCACTTTAATAAGTGGTAGAACAAAGATAGAAATCTCTGGCCTGTTTGACTCCAAGGCCTAGAATCCTTTTTACTGAACTGTAGTGGAAAACCCCTGAGTCTCTTTATTGTTCAAGTAGAAATATGACCAAGGTCccacaaattattttcttttcaatcaCTGTTTCTTA
The window above is part of the Elephas maximus indicus isolate mEleMax1 chromosome 19, mEleMax1 primary haplotype, whole genome shotgun sequence genome. Proteins encoded here:
- the PSMB3 gene encoding proteasome subunit beta type-3; protein product: MSIMSYNGGAVMAMKGKNCVAIASDRRFGIQAQMVTTDFQKIFPMGDRLYIGLAGLATDVQTVAQRLKFRLNLYELKEGRQIKPYTLMSMVANLLYEKRFGPYYTEPVIAGLDPKTFKPFICSLDLIGCPMVTDDFVVSGTCAEQMYGMCESLWEPDMDPEHLFETISQAMLNAVDRDAVSGMGVIVHIIEKDKITTRTLKARMD